A window of Candidatus Thorarchaeota archaeon genomic DNA:
GCGTTTGTCCTGCAAAAGTTCCGAATCTCATCCTTCAAGCCCATGACATTTCGTCCCAGTTTCAGGAGTTCGGCCCATGCTCCAATCCTAGTCATATGTGGAACACTCCATCCTCCCTACTACTCTAGGATGCGACGTCTATTGACGAAGTCGACCAGCTCATACACTTGCCTGTAGTCTCTCCAGTGTTCTCCGTCCAAGATGTCCATCAGTGTCGCATAGCCACGCAGAAGAGGGCCAAGAACCTCCTTTGCAATTGGTATTCTCTGTGCCGTCCGCTCCACGATGTCCGGGATTCGGTCCTGAAAGGGGGTCCTCAGAGTTGAGAACAGCAGGTCTGACGAGAGCATTCTGCTGAGCACAGTCACTGGCGGGTTCTTGTCCTCGGTTGCTATCTTCATCACCAGAGCGAGTACTCTTCTACGAGGAACAGTGTCATCGTTGTCCACATCCACAATCAGACTGGAGATTGATGTTACGGACTTCACGTAAGAGTCGTCGCTCGAGCTGATACACAGAATCCGGTTCTTCGACTGCCAGAGTGTGATGTCCATGTCTGCAACGCGGACCTGCATCTGCTTCGGTGGCGACTGGTACACGGTTTCCGCCTCCTGAACCTTGTCCAGTATTGTGCCCGCAAGGGCAATCACGTTTACAGCGGCAGGACAGACCACATCCACCACCCAGTGACCGGTTCGGCCGATGAGTAGGCAGAGTTTGATTGGTCCGACCGACTCCGGACGTGGCTCGTCTTCGTGCATGATCCAGTAGCCAAGCCCCTGTTCGGGCTGCGCGGAGACGAGTGACTCCGTGTAGGCATCCCTGTGCCCCCGGAATAGACCCGCCTGGTCCACCACAACCGCATTATGATGGCGCTCCGTACCGACGACATGCGACACCCTGTAGGTGGTCAGTTGCATTCCGAAGAAGTCTTCATGCTGTGTCTTCGAAGTGTATGTCGTCGCATCTTCCGGGTCGAATCTCAGGCTCTCACCACACACTTTGCATGGAAACTCTGTCATACGTTGCATTGTCGACAACTACCTTGACCTCCTTTCTCTCATATGCTGACATTCAGCACAAGCCACGATGACAACTCTTGAAGCCCTGCACCGGTCTTGCAGCTTATCTCGAAGTACTGTTCGATCTTCGGTTCTGACTTCAGAAGAGCTTCAACAAGACCCCGGTCCATCTCGCGTTTCAGGTCGCACTTGTTCATCAGTAGCACGAACCTGAGTGGTTTGGTGGAACCCTCCGCATGGCTATTCTTGACAGTCTGAATCCAGTTCTGAAGCTCCAGTAGGGACTGCAGATTGTCGGCCGAGAACACCAGCAACACAAGGTCGATGTTTCGGGTGGCAATATTGCCCAGGTCGCGCAGTGCGTGAATTGGCAGTCCGAGCTGGCCCGCCACGTCAACCATCAAGTAGGTGTCCTGCGACTCCGAAGCACCCAACTCCTTGGCCTGAATGGTCTCTAGGTTCAGGAAGGGAGTCCTGCGATATGGCAGTACCGCCTCCGCTGAGTCTAGCGGTCGCCCCTCCTTCAACACCCTGACCAAAGAGGTCTTCCCCACTGCACCGGTACCTGCGATCAGAATCTTGGCAGTCCTTGACCTATCTCGTGTGTGCGTGCTTGCCATTGCTGGTCGGTCCCTTTTGAAAGTGTCTGAGTCTGTGAGGTAGCTCATCGCAGTCCCTCTGTGCCACTTCTAATCAGCATCGTGGCGCTGAACATATGTGATGTTTCTATCCAATAGAGTATATTAGGAGCATGGGCTTCGCATGTCGAGTACCATG
This region includes:
- a CDS encoding GTPase domain-containing protein; the protein is MSYLTDSDTFKRDRPAMASTHTRDRSRTAKILIAGTGAVGKTSLVRVLKEGRPLDSAEAVLPYRRTPFLNLETIQAKELGASESQDTYLMVDVAGQLGLPIHALRDLGNIATRNIDLVLLVFSADNLQSLLELQNWIQTVKNSHAEGSTKPLRFVLLMNKCDLKREMDRGLVEALLKSEPKIEQYFEISCKTGAGLQELSSWLVLNVSI